The proteins below are encoded in one region of Phaseolus vulgaris cultivar G19833 chromosome 1, P. vulgaris v2.0, whole genome shotgun sequence:
- the LOC137815741 gene encoding uncharacterized protein, giving the protein MSTELRVARKEAIDLCHKVHLLAQEKIELESKLVPYRLKVASLEASIKADATKVENLEKRSVDREVLLGKVEKERDDTVAKLAEAKKENERIAAELAQAQAENKRVTEDLLQARATTKELKQQTEGLKKQTEELELSSAQILAAGFDAALEQFACQYPDLDLSMVSLNNKVVDGKIVPSED; this is encoded by the coding sequence atgagcactgagctgagggtggcgcgcaaggaggccatcGATCTGTGCCACAaggtgcacctcctagctcaagagaaaattgagctggagagcaaactggtcccataccgtctcaaggtggctaGCCTGGAGGCGTCGATCAAAGCAGACGCAACCAAGgtagaaaaccttgagaagaggtcagtagatcgggaggtcctcttgggaaaagttgaaaaagagagagatgacACCGTGGCTAAGCTTGCTGAGGccaaaaaggagaatgaaaggatcgccgcagagctggcccaggcgcaggcggaaaacaagagggttactgaagacctcctTCAAGCTCGTGCGACAActaaagaattaaaacagcagaccgaggggctcaaaaagcaaactgaagaactcgagctgagctccgcccaaattctcgctgctgggtttgacgccgccctggagcaattcGCCTGCCAGTATCCtgatctggacctctccatggtgtcactAAACAAcaaagtggtggatgggaagatcgttccttctgaagattag